From a region of the Synchiropus splendidus isolate RoL2022-P1 chromosome 12, RoL_Sspl_1.0, whole genome shotgun sequence genome:
- the ptrhd1 gene encoding putative peptidyl-tRNA hydrolase PTRHD1 — protein MAATGAGAAAAAPSRLVQYVVVRADLVRQLSWPLGAVITQACHAATAAVHLHYCDPDTQRYLEDLDHMHKVVLGAPDEASLCSLSASLTQAGVAHKLWVEQPENIPTCLALKPCPKEAVQPLLRKLQLFK, from the exons ATGGCCGCCACAGGAGccggagccgccgccgccgctcccaGCCGCCTGGTGCAGTATGTGGTGGTCCGGGCGGATCTGGTCCGCCAGCTGTCCTGGCCCCTGGGGGCCGTGATCACGCAGGCGTGTCACGCGGCCACCGCCGCCGTCCACCTGCACTACTGTGACCCGGACACGCAGCGCTACCTGGAGGACCTGGACCACATGCACAAGGTGGTGCTCGGG GCTCCTGATGAGGCGTCGCTCTGCAGCTTGTCTGCAAGTCTCACCCAGGCTGGAGTGGCTCACAAGCTCTGGGTGGAGCAGCCGGAAAACATCCCCACATGTCTGGCTCTGAAGCCGTGTCCTAAAGAGGCGGTGCAGCCGCTGCTGCGCAAGCTCCAGCTCTTCAAGTGA